The Clostridium septicum genome contains a region encoding:
- a CDS encoding MATE family efflux transporter, whose protein sequence is MKSKVDLISDNIFKTLIKLSLPILGTSFIQMAYNMIDMLWIGRVGSDAVAAVGTAGFFTWFGSALVFISKVGAEIGVSQSIGKDNLKEKNKFVYNSLLINIITALIYTVTLIIFRKQLIGFFNLGDINIINMSIDYLVIVSIGMIFMFLNPLFTGIFNASGNSKTPFIINTIGLVFNIVFDPILIFGMGGFPELGVKGAALATVFAQVIVAIIFIIEFIKNGYSLSLNNKKYIDKLYIFRICKLGLPAALQNGLFSIFAMLIGKIIAGWGPVSIAVQKVGSQIEAISWMTAGGFSTALTSFIGQNYGANKWDRIIKGYKATMIMAIIVGIFATVLLVFFGEQVFSWFIKEADAIEQGKVYLKILGYSQLFMCLEITTAGAFSGLGNTITPSWISIIFTGFRVPLSIILSNIDFLGINGIWWSISGTSMIKGVLIIILFMLMVLIPNKKKIKMC, encoded by the coding sequence ATGAAAAGTAAAGTAGATTTAATATCAGATAATATTTTTAAAACTTTAATAAAATTATCATTACCAATACTAGGAACTTCATTTATCCAGATGGCATATAACATGATAGATATGCTTTGGATTGGTAGAGTAGGAAGTGATGCTGTTGCAGCAGTTGGAACAGCAGGATTCTTTACTTGGTTTGGTAGTGCTTTAGTTTTTATATCTAAAGTTGGGGCTGAAATTGGAGTTTCTCAATCTATAGGAAAAGATAATTTAAAGGAAAAAAATAAATTTGTATATAATAGTCTATTAATAAATATTATTACAGCTCTAATATATACAGTTACTCTTATAATTTTTAGAAAACAACTTATAGGATTTTTTAATTTAGGAGATATAAATATAATTAATATGTCTATAGATTACTTAGTAATAGTTTCTATAGGAATGATATTTATGTTTTTAAATCCATTGTTTACGGGGATTTTTAATGCATCAGGAAATAGTAAAACTCCTTTTATAATAAATACAATAGGTTTAGTATTCAATATAGTATTTGATCCTATATTAATATTTGGTATGGGAGGATTTCCGGAATTAGGGGTTAAGGGAGCTGCTTTAGCAACTGTATTTGCTCAAGTTATAGTTGCTATAATTTTTATAATAGAGTTTATAAAAAATGGATATAGTTTAAGCTTAAATAATAAAAAGTATATAGACAAATTATATATTTTTAGAATTTGCAAGTTAGGATTACCAGCAGCATTACAAAATGGATTATTTTCAATTTTTGCTATGTTAATAGGGAAAATTATAGCAGGTTGGGGTCCAGTGTCAATAGCGGTACAGAAAGTAGGTTCTCAAATAGAAGCAATATCGTGGATGACAGCAGGTGGATTTTCTACAGCATTAACATCATTTATTGGACAAAATTATGGAGCTAATAAGTGGGATAGAATAATAAAAGGTTATAAAGCAACTATGATAATGGCAATTATAGTTGGAATATTTGCCACAGTATTGTTAGTGTTTTTTGGAGAACAAGTATTTTCATGGTTTATAAAAGAAGCAGATGCTATAGAGCAAGGAAAGGTTTATCTTAAGATTTTAGGGTATTCACAGTTATTTATGTGCTTAGAAATAACTACAGCAGGGGCTTTTTCTGGCTTAGGAAACACAATTACACCATCTTGGATAAGCATTATATTTACAGGATTTAGAGTTCCATTATCAATTATATTATCAAACATTGATTTTTTGGGTATAAATGGAATATGGTGGAGTATAAGTGGAACAAGTATGATAAAAGGAGTATTAATAATTATATTATTTATGCTAATGGTGTTAATTCCCAATAAGAAAAAAATTAAAATGTGTTGA
- a CDS encoding tRNA 2-thiocytidine biosynthesis TtcA family protein yields MSSISGKGCERMIPTEEKKSLEEIERSIVKKYRKHIWSKFIKAVKDYKLVEDGDKIAVAISGGKDSLLMAKCFQELKRHGQMNFELEFIAMDPGYHPQIKELLIENCEHLGIPVYIYEGGIFEVVDKMAKDYPCYLCARMRRGSLYSKAKELGCNKLALGHHYNDVIETTLLNVLYAGNFKTMLPKFKSSNFKNMELIRPLYYVEEDYIKRFTNYAGIWPLNCACMVAAEKIGNKRYEIKDLIKELKKNFDGVEKSIFKSAENVSMDAILGWEKGGKKTKYLDVYDEE; encoded by the coding sequence ATGAGTAGCATATCAGGAAAAGGTTGCGAAAGAATGATTCCGACAGAGGAAAAAAAATCATTAGAAGAAATTGAACGTAGTATCGTTAAGAAATATAGAAAGCATATTTGGTCTAAATTTATAAAAGCAGTAAAGGATTATAAATTAGTAGAAGATGGTGATAAAATAGCTGTTGCTATATCAGGAGGAAAGGATTCTTTATTAATGGCTAAATGTTTCCAAGAATTAAAGAGACATGGTCAAATGAATTTTGAATTGGAATTTATAGCTATGGATCCAGGATATCACCCTCAAATTAAAGAATTACTTATAGAAAATTGTGAGCATTTAGGTATTCCTGTATATATTTATGAGGGTGGGATATTTGAAGTTGTAGATAAAATGGCTAAAGATTATCCTTGCTATCTTTGCGCTAGAATGAGAAGAGGATCATTATATAGTAAGGCAAAAGAACTTGGATGTAATAAATTAGCTTTAGGACATCATTATAATGACGTCATAGAAACAACTTTATTAAATGTTTTATATGCAGGTAATTTTAAAACAATGTTACCTAAATTTAAATCTTCTAATTTTAAAAATATGGAGCTTATAAGACCTTTATATTATGTAGAGGAAGATTATATTAAAAGATTTACAAATTATGCAGGAATATGGCCACTAAACTGTGCTTGTATGGTTGCGGCTGAAAAAATAGGAAATAAAAGGTATGAAATAAAAGACTTAATAAAAGAATTAAAGAAAAATTTTGATGGTGTAGAAAAATCAATATTTAAGTCAGCAGAGAATGTTAGTATGGATGCTATTTTAGGTTGGGAAAAGGGCGGAAAGAAAACAAAATATTTAGATGTATATGATGAAGAATAG
- a CDS encoding DUF4250 domain-containing protein, which produces MDRESILSMDPNILVSMVNMKLRDLYSSLEAFCEDIGIESKELEDKLSAVGYNYEKKQNQFK; this is translated from the coding sequence ATGGATAGAGAAAGTATTTTATCAATGGATCCTAATATTTTAGTAAGTATGGTAAATATGAAATTAAGGGATTTATATTCATCTTTAGAAGCTTTTTGTGAGGATATAGGAATAGAATCTAAAGAATTAGAGGATAAACTTTCTGCTGTAGGTTATAATTATGAAAAGAAACAAAATCAGTTTAAATAA
- a CDS encoding tryptophan transporter produces MNRNENVKKMILNSILIAIGALLHQITPVLGLPMQPDFAIAILFIIIISNKDYKTTLISSIIIGIFTALTTKFPGGQLPNIIDKVLTANIIYFILLPLRNRVSDNVKMILSLIFGTVLSGLIFLYSAQLIVGLPGEFMNLVKVVVIPAAIMNAILGSILYKAITIAFKATGMNFSVK; encoded by the coding sequence ATGAATAGAAATGAAAATGTTAAAAAAATGATATTGAACTCAATATTAATAGCTATAGGAGCATTATTACACCAAATTACCCCTGTATTAGGTTTGCCAATGCAACCAGACTTTGCAATAGCAATTTTATTTATAATTATTATAAGTAATAAAGATTATAAAACAACTTTAATATCAAGCATTATAATAGGAATATTTACTGCTTTAACAACTAAATTTCCAGGTGGACAACTTCCCAATATAATAGATAAAGTATTAACAGCAAATATTATTTATTTTATATTATTACCTTTGAGAAATAGAGTTAGTGATAACGTAAAGATGATACTATCATTAATATTTGGAACAGTTTTAAGTGGGTTAATTTTCTTATATTCAGCACAATTAATAGTTGGACTACCAGGAGAATTTATGAATTTAGTAAAAGTAGTTGTTATACCAGCAGCTATTATGAATGCTATATTAGGAAGTATTTTATATAAAGCAATTACAATTGCATTTAAAGCTACAGGAATGAATTTTAGCGTAAAATAA
- a CDS encoding IS91 family transposase gives MKKGKIKRILEDHWKEFEKLYKNKIRPNVKKEVEKVLKCKDTKYGFIELKCNNCNTTKRIGFTCKSRFCTSCGKIYTDNWIDNMLGNLINVRHRHIVFTIPKELREFFGLDRQRLKILPKCAARAVTSWMHSLNRKEEFTPGIVTVIHTFGRDLKWNPHVHMMVTEGGRGNITEWRHIRHISYESLRKRWQKVLLDEITYINGNTKEIKLLKNKLYKEKDKGFYVHAKTEIKSAKTAAKYVGRYVGRPAIAESRILKYDGENVTYKYTRHEDNKVIVETVHVYEFIKRIIRHIPEKNFKMIRYFGIYSRRSKGKFNFIKMIDEKILSIRRSIATWENRILAISGVNPCKCPNCGNKMRFHDIVYPKYGSMRERLRIKIIEENEEKLEKAIENYAITKRILSGKIIPKTT, from the coding sequence ATGAAAAAAGGTAAAATAAAAAGAATATTAGAAGACCATTGGAAAGAGTTTGAAAAGTTATATAAAAATAAGATTAGACCTAATGTTAAAAAGGAAGTAGAAAAAGTTTTAAAGTGTAAAGATACAAAGTATGGATTTATTGAATTGAAGTGTAATAATTGTAATACTACAAAGAGAATCGGATTTACATGTAAAAGTAGATTTTGTACTTCATGTGGAAAGATTTATACGGATAATTGGATTGATAATATGTTGGGAAATTTAATAAATGTTAGGCATAGACATATAGTTTTTACTATACCAAAAGAATTAAGAGAATTCTTTGGACTGGATAGACAAAGACTTAAGATATTGCCGAAGTGCGCAGCGAGAGCTGTTACGAGTTGGATGCATAGTTTAAATAGAAAGGAGGAATTCACACCAGGTATAGTAACTGTAATACATACATTTGGAAGAGATTTAAAGTGGAATCCTCATGTACATATGATGGTTACAGAAGGAGGGAGAGGAAATATAACAGAATGGAGGCATATAAGGCACATATCTTATGAATCATTAAGAAAAAGATGGCAAAAGGTTTTGTTAGATGAAATAACTTATATAAATGGAAATACAAAAGAAATTAAATTACTAAAAAATAAACTATATAAAGAGAAAGATAAAGGTTTTTATGTTCATGCTAAAACTGAGATAAAATCAGCGAAGACAGCAGCAAAATATGTAGGGAGATATGTGGGACGTCCTGCGATAGCGGAATCAAGGATTCTTAAATATGATGGTGAAAATGTGACTTATAAATATACTAGACATGAAGATAATAAGGTCATAGTTGAAACTGTACATGTATATGAGTTCATAAAAAGAATAATAAGACATATTCCAGAGAAAAATTTTAAAATGATAAGATACTTTGGAATTTATTCTAGAAGAAGCAAAGGAAAATTTAATTTTATAAAAATGATAGATGAAAAGATATTAAGTATAAGAAGATCTATAGCAACTTGGGAGAATAGAATACTGGCAATAAGTGGTGTAAATCCGTGTAAATGTCCTAACTGTGGTAATAAAATGAGATTTCATGATATTGTATATCCTAAATATGGGTCCATGAGGGAACGGCTGAGAATTAAGATTATAGAAGAGAATGAAGAAAAATTAGAAAAGGCTATAGAAAATTATGCTATTACTAAACGTATATTAAGTGGTAAAATAATTCCGAAAACAACTTAG
- a CDS encoding Cof-type HAD-IIB family hydrolase: protein MRLFITDLDGTLLDDCQNISYENAKALKDVQAKGIEVIPCTGRPFLDAYNILKSANLYPNYIISSNGAMVHKSTGEKLASYPIEKKDAKLVLDYMDKNNFPYSVFTEDIIFQKDDNSKRLKYDYNNTEELNSPLANMGFTTLLELFTVENKSIVRVSNYEEILSSNKELFYIAANSFNQERLDNGRKDLSHIKSLNISSSAFHNFDATNINASKGKALEFLANYLNIELKDVVAIGDNYNDISMLEKVKYSIAMGNANKEVKNICRYTTLENYKNGVAYAIRKYVL from the coding sequence ATGAGATTATTTATTACTGACTTAGATGGAACTTTACTAGATGATTGTCAAAATATAAGCTATGAAAACGCAAAGGCTTTAAAAGATGTACAAGCTAAAGGAATAGAAGTTATTCCTTGTACTGGAAGACCCTTTCTTGATGCCTATAACATATTAAAATCTGCTAATTTATATCCTAATTATATAATATCTTCAAATGGTGCTATGGTCCATAAATCAACTGGTGAAAAATTAGCATCATATCCAATTGAAAAAAAAGATGCTAAATTAGTTTTAGATTACATGGACAAAAATAACTTTCCTTACTCAGTATTTACTGAAGATATAATTTTTCAAAAAGATGATAATTCAAAGCGTTTGAAATATGACTATAATAATACTGAAGAACTTAATTCGCCACTTGCAAATATGGGATTCACTACTTTACTTGAATTATTTACTGTTGAAAATAAAAGCATTGTAAGAGTTTCAAACTATGAAGAAATTCTATCTTCTAATAAAGAACTATTTTATATAGCAGCAAACTCATTTAACCAAGAAAGATTAGATAATGGAAGAAAAGATCTTTCTCATATAAAATCCTTAAACATATCTTCTTCCGCATTTCATAATTTTGATGCAACTAACATAAATGCTTCTAAAGGGAAAGCTCTTGAATTTTTAGCTAATTATCTTAATATTGAATTAAAAGATGTCGTTGCCATTGGTGATAATTATAACGACATTTCTATGCTAGAAAAAGTTAAATATAGTATTGCTATGGGAAATGCAAATAAAGAAGTAAAAAATATTTGTAGGTACACAACTTTGGAAAATTATAAAAATGGGGTTGCTTATGCTATAAGAAAATATGTATTATAA
- a CDS encoding Dabb family protein: MIKHIVMWKLKDNAEGENKITNANKIKKLIEDLKELISEIKFIEVGINIKEGSQAYDIVLNSEFSSLEDLDSYQKNKKHLEVAKFISKVSEERAVVDYRI, translated from the coding sequence ATGATTAAACATATTGTAATGTGGAAGCTAAAAGATAATGCAGAAGGAGAAAATAAAATTACAAATGCTAATAAAATTAAAAAATTAATAGAAGACTTAAAAGAATTAATAAGTGAAATAAAATTTATTGAGGTAGGTATAAATATAAAAGAAGGTTCTCAAGCATATGATATTGTTTTAAATTCAGAATTTAGTAGTTTAGAGGATTTAGATAGTTATCAAAAAAATAAAAAACATTTAGAAGTAGCAAAATTTATAAGTAAGGTATCAGAAGAAAGAGCAGTAGTAGATTATAGGATTTAA
- a CDS encoding putative bifunctional diguanylate cyclase/phosphodiesterase, which produces MFITVILFIESVIILRKDVNIIWLIIIILGYFLMIKEIYLENSYEKLYMMSEYDVVTGVPNRRYFINEMDKIIKKSQKNKDKIAVVFIDLDNFKCINDTYGHYLGDKVLVGFCNVLSEFFYDKSLISRFGGDEFVVAKYGIKDLKEIKDILDRLYKTLYNPIIIEDREIYCAMSIGVSIYPTDGEDTETLLTKADMTMYKAKSDGKNKYKIYDRSVLDSLNKDNKLEMALKSAINNNEIYLVYQSKVNSITEELEGYECLVRWNSKELGNVSSTKFIPIAESTGLILILGKYIIDCAFQNCKELILKTNKNFKISINLSYIQIRDEKLVDYIKSKLKEYNLDSHYIEFEIAESAIMKSFSKNIKVLNELKALGVSIALDDFGSGYSSLEYLRLLPIDVLKIDNRIIKQINKDENINNMIESIVELSNTLNLRVVAEGVETRIQQEYLRNIGCDIIQDSYYNTPNRLDMVSQMIIIKQEKELI; this is translated from the coding sequence ATGTTTATTACAGTAATATTATTTATCGAAAGTGTAATTATATTAAGAAAAGATGTTAATATAATATGGTTAATTATAATAATATTAGGATATTTTCTAATGATTAAGGAGATTTATTTAGAAAATAGTTATGAAAAATTATATATGATGTCGGAGTATGATGTTGTAACAGGTGTACCTAATAGAAGATATTTTATAAATGAAATGGATAAAATTATAAAAAAATCTCAAAAAAATAAAGATAAAATTGCAGTTGTTTTTATAGATTTAGATAATTTTAAATGTATTAATGATACATATGGTCATTATCTTGGAGATAAAGTATTAGTTGGATTTTGTAATGTTTTAAGTGAATTTTTCTACGATAAATCATTAATTTCTAGATTTGGAGGAGATGAGTTTGTAGTAGCTAAATATGGAATAAAAGATCTAAAGGAAATAAAAGATATACTAGATAGATTGTATAAAACTTTATATAATCCAATAATAATAGAGGATAGAGAAATTTATTGTGCTATGAGTATAGGTGTTAGCATCTATCCAACAGATGGTGAAGATACAGAAACATTATTAACAAAAGCTGATATGACTATGTATAAAGCAAAATCAGATGGTAAAAATAAATATAAAATTTATGATAGGTCTGTATTAGATAGTTTAAATAAAGATAATAAATTAGAAATGGCTTTAAAAAGTGCTATAAATAATAATGAAATTTATTTAGTTTATCAATCAAAAGTAAACTCAATTACAGAAGAGCTTGAAGGATATGAGTGTTTAGTTAGATGGAATAGTAAAGAGTTAGGAAATGTATCATCAACAAAATTTATACCTATAGCAGAAAGTACAGGGCTTATTCTTATATTAGGCAAGTATATAATTGATTGTGCTTTTCAAAATTGCAAGGAGTTAATATTAAAAACTAATAAAAATTTTAAAATATCAATAAACCTTTCTTATATACAAATAAGAGATGAGAAGTTAGTAGATTATATAAAAAGTAAATTAAAGGAATATAATTTAGATAGTCATTATATAGAATTTGAAATTGCAGAAAGTGCTATAATGAAATCTTTTAGTAAAAATATAAAAGTATTAAATGAATTAAAAGCATTAGGAGTATCAATTGCTTTAGATGATTTTGGTTCAGGATATTCGTCTTTAGAATATTTAAGATTATTACCAATAGATGTTTTAAAAATAGATAATAGAATTATAAAGCAAATAAATAAGGATGAAAATATAAATAATATGATAGAAAGTATAGTAGAATTATCTAATACTCTTAACTTAAGAGTAGTTGCAGAAGGAGTTGAAACTAGAATACAACAGGAATATTTAAGAAATATAGGTTGCGATATAATACAAGATTCTTATTATAATACACCAAATAGGTTAGATATGGTAAGTCAAATGATAATAATAAAGCAAGAAAAAGAGCTGATTTAA
- a CDS encoding YdeI/OmpD-associated family protein: protein MEKFNGELKMAQGKGGAYIEIPFNVENVFGAKRVKVKVTFDGVEYRGSIVKMGGGCHIIGVTKEIRGKINKDFGDMVLVTVEKDEEERVVQVPEDLELELARDKEINDTWNSMSFLNRKKYVNWIVSAKREETRSNRVKESLRMLKNKKSLIS, encoded by the coding sequence ATGGAAAAATTCAATGGAGAGTTAAAAATGGCACAAGGAAAAGGTGGTGCATACATAGAAATTCCTTTTAATGTAGAAAATGTATTTGGAGCAAAAAGAGTTAAAGTAAAAGTAACCTTTGATGGAGTTGAGTATAGAGGATCAATAGTCAAAATGGGAGGGGGATGCCACATAATAGGAGTAACTAAAGAAATAAGAGGTAAGATAAATAAGGATTTTGGAGATATGGTTTTAGTTACAGTAGAAAAAGATGAAGAAGAGAGAGTTGTACAGGTTCCTGAAGATTTAGAATTAGAACTAGCTAGAGATAAAGAGATTAATGATACTTGGAATAGTATGTCTTTTTTAAATAGAAAAAAATATGTTAATTGGATAGTATCTGCCAAAAGAGAAGAAACTCGTAGTAATCGTGTAAAGGAATCTTTAAGAATGCTAAAAAATAAAAAAAGTTTAATTAGCTAA
- a CDS encoding polysaccharide deacetylase family protein: MKNKLNIFIFSLVFILFISYNICPNALTIHNENDNTESEEKIVYLTFDDGPGGKTTLKILDTLKEENVPATFFIIGEQIQGQENTILRMKNEGHSIGLHSFSHEKAKLYRGNEGFLKEMLEDQESLYKVTGEKYHILRFPFGCNNNTYKLNQSMIDLLHENNLRVYDWNTDSGDGANPNSSPETIIKKACSNKNQNKVILLMHCSYMHKNSAKALPNIIKYYKSEGYKFKAIDENTPELYKIMKK; encoded by the coding sequence ATGAAAAATAAATTAAATATTTTCATTTTCTCTTTAGTTTTTATATTATTTATTTCTTATAATATTTGTCCAAATGCTTTAACAATACATAATGAAAATGATAATACAGAATCCGAAGAAAAAATAGTTTATCTTACTTTCGATGATGGTCCAGGTGGTAAAACAACACTTAAAATATTAGATACATTAAAAGAAGAAAATGTTCCTGCTACCTTTTTTATTATAGGAGAACAAATTCAAGGACAAGAAAATACTATTCTTAGAATGAAAAATGAAGGTCATAGCATAGGATTACATAGCTTTTCTCATGAAAAAGCAAAGCTATATCGTGGAAATGAAGGCTTCTTAAAAGAAATGCTTGAAGATCAAGAAAGTCTTTACAAAGTTACTGGAGAAAAATATCATATTTTAAGATTTCCTTTTGGTTGTAACAATAATACTTATAAATTAAATCAATCAATGATTGACTTACTTCATGAAAATAATTTAAGAGTATATGATTGGAATACTGATAGTGGTGATGGAGCTAATCCAAATTCTTCACCTGAAACAATAATAAAAAAAGCTTGCTCAAATAAAAATCAAAATAAAGTAATACTTCTTATGCATTGTTCTTATATGCATAAAAACTCTGCAAAAGCATTGCCAAACATAATAAAGTATTATAAGTCTGAAGGTTATAAATTTAAGGCTATAGATGAAAACACACCTGAGCTTTATAAAATTATGAAAAAATAA
- a CDS encoding IS6 family transposase, which yields MSKTNIKCPRCNSDKLYKFGMNKQAKQKYQCKQCKRQFVLGDGDGRPKLNNPKCPRCGKGTYLHHAYKHYNRYKCNNKKCNHIIVKHHTTNIDTASSELVSGSLSMKGMRFPLHVILTALTLYFLNNSSTRAISQFLMINSGIKVSHVTIASWTNKFAPFFKQKADKFKASLNLQSDDWHADETVVFINGERYYLWLAIDSETRFILAFHLTKSRSSDSAYALVNEAKKFGEPANFITDRLPSYNEAVATLLPNTTHIPVAPMSSDTNNNLIESFNKTFKAWYKTKKGFNSFQKANNLIYLFIFHYNFIRPHGSLNNCTPAEVAGFASDSFAKNSWFSAS from the coding sequence ATGAGCAAAACTAATATAAAATGCCCACGCTGTAATTCTGATAAACTATATAAGTTTGGTATGAATAAGCAGGCTAAACAAAAGTATCAATGTAAGCAGTGTAAGCGCCAATTCGTCCTAGGCGACGGTGACGGACGTCCTAAACTAAATAATCCTAAATGTCCTAGATGCGGTAAGGGAACTTACTTACATCATGCATATAAACATTACAATCGCTATAAGTGCAATAACAAGAAGTGTAATCACATAATAGTAAAACATCACACCACCAATATTGATACAGCTTCTAGTGAATTAGTTAGTGGTTCCCTTTCAATGAAAGGAATGCGTTTTCCGCTACATGTAATACTAACTGCATTAACACTATATTTTTTAAATAATTCATCAACAAGAGCCATTTCTCAATTCTTGATGATTAACTCTGGAATTAAAGTATCTCATGTCACGATAGCCAGTTGGACTAATAAATTTGCACCTTTCTTTAAACAAAAGGCTGATAAATTTAAAGCTAGTTTAAACTTACAATCTGACGATTGGCACGCTGATGAAACAGTAGTATTTATTAATGGTGAAAGATACTACCTTTGGTTAGCTATTGATTCAGAAACTAGATTTATTTTAGCATTTCATTTAACTAAATCTAGAAGTTCTGATTCAGCATACGCATTGGTAAATGAAGCTAAAAAATTTGGTGAACCAGCTAATTTTATAACTGATAGATTACCTTCATATAATGAAGCCGTGGCTACGCTATTGCCCAATACAACTCATATTCCTGTAGCTCCAATGTCTAGTGATACAAATAATAATTTAATTGAATCATTTAATAAAACATTTAAAGCCTGGTATAAAACCAAGAAAGGATTCAACTCTTTTCAAAAAGCTAATAACCTTATATATTTATTTATCTTTCACTATAACTTTATTAGACCACATGGATCATTAAATAACTGTACTCCAGCAGAAGTTGCCGGCTTCGCCAGCGATAGCTTTGCTAAAAACTCTTGGTTTTCAGCATCTTAA
- a CDS encoding uracil-xanthine permease family protein, translating into MAQYVETKENYQSQVVKRGLRKGILGLQHLIAMFGATVLVPMITGLDISVALFSAGVGTLIFHFCTKRKVPVFLGSSFAFIPVIGAVTNQYGDLRYAQGGIFVAGLVYVAVSFLIKKIGVSKIKKVLPAQVVGPMIIVIGLNLIPTALDMAGVNSVIAGVEGSGKSLTIAMVTLALALLIKKFAKGFLSQISIIIAVAIGYTLSLILGVVDVNTIKEASLVAVPNFTLPKFNFGAIMIVVPVVLAVFMEHIGDITTNGQVVGENFIEDPGLNRTLLGDGLATIAASLLGGPANTTYGENTGVLAITKNYDPAILRLTAIFAIILSFVDKFGATIKTIPSSVMGGISIMLFSMIALVGVQTIKNEKVEFNSKNIVVMGVIMFIGLSGIFLKNPIAIEITESVSISGLSLAALVGVILNAILTKIYNKSLQ; encoded by the coding sequence ATGGCACAATATGTTGAGACAAAAGAAAATTATCAATCACAAGTAGTTAAAAGAGGTTTACGTAAAGGAATTTTAGGATTACAACATTTGATAGCAATGTTTGGAGCTACAGTACTTGTTCCGATGATTACAGGATTAGATATTTCAGTAGCACTATTTTCTGCAGGAGTTGGAACTCTTATATTTCATTTTTGCACAAAAAGAAAAGTTCCAGTATTTTTAGGATCATCCTTTGCATTTATACCTGTTATAGGTGCAGTTACAAATCAATATGGAGATCTAAGATATGCACAAGGTGGAATATTTGTAGCTGGACTTGTATATGTTGCAGTATCATTCTTGATAAAAAAGATAGGTGTTTCTAAAATAAAGAAAGTATTGCCGGCACAAGTAGTGGGACCAATGATAATTGTAATAGGATTAAATCTTATTCCAACTGCATTAGATATGGCTGGAGTAAATTCAGTAATAGCAGGAGTAGAAGGATCAGGAAAGTCTTTAACTATAGCGATGGTTACTTTAGCCTTAGCACTCTTAATTAAAAAGTTTGCAAAAGGTTTTTTATCTCAAATATCTATAATTATAGCAGTAGCTATTGGATATACATTAAGCTTAATATTAGGAGTAGTTGATGTAAATACTATTAAAGAGGCTAGTTTAGTAGCAGTACCAAATTTTACTCTTCCAAAGTTTAATTTTGGAGCAATAATGATAGTAGTACCAGTTGTATTAGCTGTGTTTATGGAACATATAGGGGATATAACAACTAATGGGCAAGTTGTCGGAGAAAATTTCATAGAAGATCCAGGGTTAAATAGAACATTATTGGGAGATGGACTTGCAACTATAGCAGCATCTTTATTAGGAGGACCTGCAAATACTACGTATGGAGAAAATACTGGTGTTCTTGCAATAACTAAAAATTATGATCCGGCAATATTAAGATTAACAGCAATTTTTGCAATAATATTAAGCTTTGTTGATAAGTTTGGAGCAACAATAAAAACCATTCCATCATCAGTTATGGGAGGTATAAGTATAATGTTATTTTCTATGATAGCACTAGTAGGTGTTCAAACAATAAAGAATGAAAAAGTAGAGTTTAACTCAAAGAATATAGTTGTTATGGGTGTGATAATGTTTATAGGTTTATCTGGAATATTCTTAAAAAATCCTATAGCAATAGAAATAACTGAATCAGTAAGTATTTCTGGATTGAGTCTGGCAGCACTAGTAGGAGTTATATTAAATGCAATATTAACTAAAATTTATAATAAATCACTTCAATAA